The Pyrenophora tritici-repentis strain M4 chromosome 9, whole genome shotgun sequence sequence CGAGCCTGCCTGCCTGCCTTTTGTTGAGGCCTATGTTGGTTGGCGCATATCGCCACGGGCAAGCAATGAAAGTAGACATAACAACTTAGTCTTCTTCTTTAGAACTAGAAGAAGTTGAGGAATGTATAAATGTATAAATTATGGATCGTCTTGTTTGTGTTTGTTGAGTGTGTGTGAATGAACTCATTTCGCAGACGGGAACTTTGCGTTTTCTGCAAAGTTTGTATAGGGATTAGTAGATATACACGAGTACTTCACACATATTATGGAGTGCTCTCTTTCATTCTCTATCTAACCTAAAATCCGGAAGCTATCAATAACAGCAATCACTGGCACATATATGTAAACCAATCGTAATTTCCAGTAGCGCAACTCTTCAACTGCGTGGTTTTGTCGGCGCAATGGCCTGAAAATAGAACACCAATAATGTAGCTCCACAGAAAAACCCAAACTGAGAAGAAAGAAAGCCCCTTCGAAGCGGCACACGAAGCGAACTGAACCAACCCGTATTTGAACCTAGCGCTGCAATCTCTGGTCCTGGTATGTCGATACCGCCGGTATCGCAGTTCAGTGTATGTAGTGTAGGTATAGTGGGGTAGTTTTGAAAAAAATTCCCCTCTCCCAGCAATACCCACCCCACCACGCCGGGCACAGAACCATCCATTTCCAAGCTCGCTCAACAGCTTTTGCACCCGCGTATAATTATTAACTAATTTGTCTTTTTTACATCAACAACGACAAGTTGGCCGAGGTAAGCATTAGCCGCCTTCCCAGCTTCAACATCAGTTCTAACAAATAATAGTGGTTATGGCGTGTGACTCAAGCGCAAGCTTATCGGGTTCTTCCCGACGCATTCTCATGGGCGTAGCCCGCGGGGGGTTCGAATCCCCCACTTGTCAATATTCTTTTTTTGCTTTTCTTGTCCAGCTTTTTGGTGGTTTGGGGGTGTCTTTTTTGCTTAGGTTAGGTGGACGGGGTTTTTGGTGGGGGTGCTGGGGGAAGAGATGGCGGAGGTAGGTGGAGGAGGGTAGGTAGGATTGTTCCTGGGGTACTTTGAGAGGAAAGGTTAAGGGGGGTTTATGTGTTGATTTTTTTTGCCCGGACTATGTGTCTTTTTTGCTGCCTGGGTAGTGACTGCTTCCGTGTTGTTCGATGCGCAGGTGTAGACGGAAGGCTCGACCATGCCGCGCCTTCCTAGAAGATGATTTCTGGTTGCAGTGTATTCCCTTGTTTTCAAAATTCATTTTTGCTTAGACATGTTTTTTTACTAGTTGTGAGTACGCTTTTGACGTTGCAGACGATCGCGTGTATGCGGAAAGGCTGACCATGCTGCGCGTTCTCAGAGTTTATCTCAATATTATGATTCCTGTTCATTCCTATAATAACATGTTCTCCCCAGAGTGAAGCACCTAAACGCCATACCCAATGCTTTATCGCCAATCACAAAATCATACAAGCGTACCATCCGGCTCGCCTGGTAGACGCTTAACACGCCGTTGCTCCCAATCCTCGAGATCCTTTGCTTGCAACCGCTGTGATACCGTCAGCTAAATCCCCACGCCCATAAAAACCTACAACACGTACATAATACTCATCCTTCATGTTGACCTTTCTGCGCTCTCCCCTCAAGCCCATGGCCTGCTCCTGTGTAATCTGCTGGTTCTTGCGGTCGTATCGCTCGTAGCGCAGCGCCGTGGCGGGTGTCAACATGAAGGAGCCCAGGACGATTGTGGAAAGGAAGGGTAGGCCGAAGAGGAGGAAGGGATGCTTTTGGAGCGATTTGCGGTAGCGTGCGGCGAGCGAGTTGGGGAGGGTGGCGCTGAAGGATTTGGAGGAGAAAGGGCCTGGCATGGTTACGGTTTAAGCATGCGCCGCTTGATTGTGTGTGTAGCAGTCGCAGGTCGGAGAGGTGTTGTTGTCGCATGTCCAGGTGCGGAACAACAGCGCTCATTCCCGAGCCAGGGTTTAGTAGGGTCCCGTGACTACGTGAAGCACTAGAAAAGTGTCTGACGCGCCCGTTGTTGATCCACCCACGTCTTTTACGTAGTGCACCTTACACATCTGATGCACCTTGTCCTCTTTCGAAAAGCTACGTGGTAACGATTACAGGACGATCAGGCAGCGGCATCCGATTCCATCACAGCACACGCCGCTTTACTCGCCATACTAAACAACCTGCTACCTGGCACAGCCAATCCCTCTTCTCTCCTTCCCAATCGCGATGCCACATCGGTAACTTCAAACATGGCCCGCAAAGGCGGGAGCTCCCAGCGAATGGCTCCACCAATAATAAATAATGCTGTTCCTCCACCATCGACCATTGCGGCTCAAATTGTCCACAATGCTTCCAATGTCCACGCACGGCAAGATGAAGCAACCAAAGTCAGTTTCGGGGAGCTGGTAAAAGAATTCCTGCAACATCCAAATACCGATGAACCCGATCCACAGCTCGTTGCACTTATATGTGTCATTGCCGAGGCGGGCCTTGAGGGACTATTCAAACATGACCCGTTTGCCCAGGACCAGCAAAGGCAACAAGGTATTGACAGCATTGCTGCACTTACCTTTATCCTACAGCAGAAGCCGCATCTGTTGTTGAGCGCAAAGCAAAGTGATGATGAGAGTGTtcctcatcctcctcttGTGCTGTGGCTGTATCCGAAGCTACTTGGCTTGTTGACGCAGGCAACACTGCAACCTGTTCACCAACATGTGCGAAAGCTCCTTGGTCTCTGCC is a genomic window containing:
- a CDS encoding cytochrome c oxidase-assembly factor cox-16, mitochondrial precursor, giving the protein MPGPFSSKSFSATLPNSLAARYRKSLQKHPFLLFGLPFLSTIVLGSFMLTPATALRYERYDRKNQQITQEQAMGLRGERRKVNMKDEYYRLQAKDLEDWEQRRVKRLPGEPDGTLV